Below is a window of Chloroflexota bacterium DNA.
TGGCCCGGGGTTGCCGCCCGCTGCCGATGATAGCCGCAAGACGCCTGTTTGGCGTCCCGTGCTGCCCAGGAAATCACTCAACTGAATATTCCAAACGGAGGTGTTGACAACCGATGGATCGAAGAGAAATTGGAATTCAAACGCACCAAGGTTAGTGAGCCCTTCACCGGTGATTTGGACCGGGAACGATTCTCCCACCTGGATGGCATTGGTGGGAGCAATAACCCGAAGCGTGGCAGTGCCCTCAGACTTCGCGATTCCTGCCGCGGTCGATAGTGCCAGTATCAGAACCAGGACCAGAGCACCGATCCCGGCGTAGCGAGCTTTCCTCATTCAAGACCTCTTCCCAATACCTTCCTCTGCCAATCAAAAATAACAATGCAATCGTAGCATAACACAGCCGGGATGTTTTGCCAATCTTCGGGCTGTTTGGCCAGCAATTCCAAATATGCAATGGAGTCTAGGCTTCAGCCGGGCTAGTCTTTCACAAACACAGCTGACAAGCCGCCTTACCCTAAAGGGGACTACGCACAGGCTAGACTCCAGCGCCGTGTTGCGTCATATTTGGAATTTCTGCTGTTTGGCAGTTGTTTGCCATTTTCCGATAAGTCCTCTGCGTCAATGAAAACAGCTCGGACGACGAATAGCCCGGAATAGTAGGGGGATCGTCAAGCAACTAAGGTTCAAATGTGGTACAATGCGGTTGCTGTCGAGGCCGAGCTTCTCGTGGGCGGCGGTTTCGGACCCGTTTCCAGTCGCCCGTGACGCAAAAGCGCTTCTCGAATCGTTGATCAATTATAGAGGCAGCAGTGCATGAAGCGAAAAGGATTTGGAGCACGAATGCACGAAGGTTCCAAAAATGCAGTGTGTTTTATTGAGTCAAGAGATGATTGGGCTGAGGATCAATGGAGATGACTGCAATGAACGGTTTCAGGGTGCACCTGTTCGGCAGGTTTGAAGTTGCGTGGGACGGTAAGGTTGTCGAGGGGTTGGAGGCGCGCAAGGTTCGGGAGCTTTTTTGCTACTTGCTTTTGTTCCGGTCGCGCACCCATGCACGAGATGTGCTGGCTGATCTGGGGTGGCAGGATCGCTCGACCAGCCAGGCCAAGAAGTACCTTCGCCAGGCGCTATGGCAACTCCAGACTGCCCTGACGGTGCCATCGGCTGACGAGGCACTGCTGCTGGTCGAACAGGAATGGGTTCAGATCAATCCCAGGGCATCGCTGTGGCTCGATGTGACAATGATCGAAATGGGCTACCTGCAGGTCAAGGGTATCCGGGGCAGGGATCTGCAGAACGAGCAGGCGGCTCTGATTGGCGCTGCCTTGCATCATTATCGGGGTGATCTCCTGGAGGGCTGTTACAGGGATTGGTGTATCTTTGAACGGGAGCGTTTTCAGGGGATCTATCTGGCAATGCTGGATAAACTGGTGAACTACTGTGAAGCGCACGGCCGGTACGAAGAGGGTCTGGAACATGGAGCAAAGATCCTGCGTTGCGACCGGGCGCGGGAGCGGACCCATCGCCGTTTGATGCGTCTCTACTATCTGGCCGGCAACCGGACTGGTGCACTTCGCCAGTACCGGGCGTGCGTAGATGCCCTGGCCCAGGAGCTTCAGGTCGAGCCGGCCGGCAGCACGAGGGCCTTGTACGAGGAGATTCGCTCGGACCAGTTGGGAAGTGTCGAGGCGGCTCGCCCACCTGCGCCTATGCCGGTATCCGGGACCGGTGTTACCCTTCCTGAAGTATTGGAACGGCTGGACGATCTTGAAACTGTGTTGGCAAGTATTCGCGAGCAACTGCTGCAAAATGCGATCGCCACGCATCCCTATCGATAAGGAATAGGGAGATAAGGAGACAAGGAAACAAGGAGACAAGGAAACAAGGAGACAAGGAGACAAGGAAACAAGGAAACAAGGAGATAAGGAGACAAGGAGACAAGGAGATAAGGAAACAAGGAGACAAGGAGACAAGTACAACACTATGTTTGCACTTTGGCATATCTTGAATAGACGGGCACGGCCCAAATCGGGATAATGGTGTTACGACAACGCCAAATCTCGAGGATGAGCCAAGCCCAAGCCACGGTATGCCTATCGGCCGAATCAGGCCAGTACCTGGAAGCCTTTCGGGATTGCTTCAGCAAGCGCCAGTGGGGGTACTTCGTGATCGTACTGCTGGGCTTGATCGAATGCGAAGAGCGGCGAACCATGACAGGTTT
It encodes the following:
- a CDS encoding cohesin domain-containing protein produces the protein MRKARYAGIGALVLVLILALSTAAGIAKSEGTATLRVIAPTNAIQVGESFPVQITGEGLTNLGAFEFQFLFDPSVVNTSVWNIQLSDFLGSTGRQTGVLRLSSAAGGNPGPMFGAYSYGSPLGPTGAGNLASIVVTAEAPGVSQLDLGAVQITDVDGNILSYEIVPSAVLVANPVETRPLYLPLLLASR
- a CDS encoding BTAD domain-containing putative transcriptional regulator, yielding MNGFRVHLFGRFEVAWDGKVVEGLEARKVRELFCYLLLFRSRTHARDVLADLGWQDRSTSQAKKYLRQALWQLQTALTVPSADEALLLVEQEWVQINPRASLWLDVTMIEMGYLQVKGIRGRDLQNEQAALIGAALHHYRGDLLEGCYRDWCIFERERFQGIYLAMLDKLVNYCEAHGRYEEGLEHGAKILRCDRARERTHRRLMRLYYLAGNRTGALRQYRACVDALAQELQVEPAGSTRALYEEIRSDQLGSVEAARPPAPMPVSGTGVTLPEVLERLDDLETVLASIREQLLQNAIATHPYR